A stretch of the Lactuca sativa cultivar Salinas chromosome 9, Lsat_Salinas_v11, whole genome shotgun sequence genome encodes the following:
- the LOC111880084 gene encoding protein FAR1-RELATED SEQUENCE 5-like, which yields MITVMDDLDMHDIKNNHLDEENHQFGYTDSEFLHNEENQSETKDMNDIGNDHYDEENHQFRSGDSEILDNDGNQLEIQVQSDNVAAEYGSCKEFIGADGSLFWIPVVEPGWIPTLGSIFKDIKDAIKWYKGYALRSGFDIRKSTERKKSGITTSKYFICNRGGLPNTFMLDTISDDHNKQLRNSNCKRTNCKAFVAFKAIPHSSEVYLWRFEQQHNHKLINQDCMHLSRAKRQLSVVDQAFIHKLSSAKVGATTAYRLMCVIKGGCEFVDGLEIDWKNFTRDINCHIGGTDANLLITKLQNRKENVTNFTYEYRCDKKQLNALFWADDTSKQNYELFGDVVSFDATYRTNRYCMVFVPFTGIDNHKRCVTFGAGLLCREDTNSYIWLLRSFLKCFGKAPIMVVTDQDPAMKKAIEIVFPYTKHRFCMWHITSKLPLKVSWETMNESDFKADFNSIVWDSKIAVNDFEMRWDALMVKYKLQDNKWMKDMFDLRSSWIPAYFKDVPMSGLMRTTSRSESENSAFNRVSHHGYTLNNFMNAFESVMERQRNNQIKFDFDTSTIIPIIKTPLEDMEKHASMVYTRTIFLMVQREILHSLVSCSQKSVTSGVVSDICIVKHKRTNISKKKVVVEKKEKVDIDSEWNFNTSEGDFEVEFNREDLTVKCSCMLFERFGIFCRHIFCILKIYDIQEIPSRYILKRWRRDIIPTTVLKRTFRYSDSSGNVEKVAYKAFSMLDQCLSSLSNDDKKLEEFMQKLEVFMTDIGEQGSDKVPVTKEDHIDKLYGATTNPEVVDVENPPMVKNKGFGTGKRLKSALEKATIQGNKQSRSCKTCGVKGHNSRKCLTLLNKSKVQSA from the exons ATGATaacagttatggatgatttggatATGCATGACATCAAAAACAATCATCTTGATGAAGAAAATCATCAGTTCGGTTATACTGATTCAGAGTTTCTTCATAACGAGGAAAATCAATCGGAAACCAAAG ATATGAATGACATCGGAAATGATCATTACGATGAAGAAAATCATCAATTCAGATCTGGTGATTCAGAGATTCTGGATAATGATGGAAATCAATTGGAAATCCAAG TTCAAAGTGACAATGTTGCAGCAGAATATGGATCTTGCAAAGAATTCATTGGAGCTGATGGTTCTTTATTTTGGATTCCAGTGGTTGAACCTGGTTGGATACCTACTTTGGGTTCAatttttaaagatataaaagatGCTATTAAGTGGTATAAAGGATATGCATTAAGATCTGGTTTTGATATTAGAAAATCAACAGAGAGGAAAAAGAGTGGAATCACAACTTCGAAATATTTTATATGCAATAGAGGGGGATTGCCAAACACTTTTATGTTAGACACAATTAGTGATGATCATAATAAGCAATTGAGAAATAGTAATTGTAAACGCACAAATTGCAAAGCTTTTGTTGCATTCAAAGCTATACCACATTCTTCAGAAGTTTACCTGTGGCGCTTTGAACAACAACACAACCACAAATTGATCAATCAAGATTGTATGCATCTTTCAAGAGCTAAACGTCAGTTGAGTGTTGTTGATCAAGCTTTTATACATAAGCTTTCGAGTGCAAAGGTGGGGGCAACTACAGCATATAGACTAATGTGCGTTATAAAAGGAGGATGTGAATTTGTTGATGGACTAGAGATAGATTGGAAAAATTTTACAAGGGATATAAATTGTCACATCGGGGGAACTGATGCAAATTTGTTGATTACAAAGCTTCAGAATCGTAAAGAGAATGTTACAAATTTTACATACGAATACAGATGTGACAAGAAGCAGTTAAATGCTCTCTTTTGGGCTGATGACACTTCAAAACAAAACTATGAGTTATTTGGGGACGTTGTTTCGTTTGATGCAACATATCGTACAAACAG gtATTGTATGGTATTTGTACCTTTTACTGGCATTGATAATCACAAAAGGTGCGTCACTTTTGGAGCTGGTTTGTTGTGTAGAGAAGATACAAATTCCTATATTTGGTTACTTCGGTCATTCTTGAAGTGTTTTGGAAAAGCACCAATCATGGTCGTGACCGATCAAGATCCAGCAATGAAAAAAGCTATTGAGATAGTATTTCCATACACAAAACATAGATTTTGTATGTGGCATATCACAAGTAAACTTCCATTGAAG GTAAGCTGGGAAACAATGAATGAATCAGATTTTAAGGCGGACTTCAATAGTATAGTATGGGACTCCAAAATTGCTGTCAATGATTTTGAAATGAGATGGGATGCATTAATGGTAAAATATAAGTTGCAAGACAATAAATGGATGAAAGATATGTTTGATTTGAGAAGTAGTTGGATTCCAGCCTATTTTAAAGATGTACCGATGTCAGGTCTAATGAGAACAACTTCTCGGTCAGAAAGTGAGAATTCAGCATTCAATAGGGTATCGCATCATGGTTATACGTTAAACAATTTTATGAATGCTTTTGAGTCTGTTATGGAAAGGCAAAGGAATAATCAgatcaaatttgattttgatACATCTACTATAATTCCAATCATCAAAACACCTCTTGAAGATATGGAGAAACATGCATCTATGGTATACACCAGGACTATTTTTCTCATGGTGCAGAGGGAGATTCTTCATTCACTTGTTTCTTGTTCACAGAAGAGTGTTACATCAGGCGTTGTTTCTGACATATGCATTGTCAAACATAAAAGGACAAATATATCAAAGAAGAAGGTAGTAGTtgagaaaaaagaaaaagttgaCATCGATTCTGAATGGAATTTTAACACAAGTGAAGGTGATTTTGAG GTTGAATTCAACAGAGAAGATCTAACGGTGAAATGTTCATGCATGCTTTTTGAGCGGTTTGGAATTTTTTGTAGACACATCTTCTGTATTCTAAAGATTTATGACATACAAGAGATTCCGTCAAGATATATTCTTAAGAGATGGAGAAGAGATATTATCCCCACCACAGTTTTGAAAAGGACGTTTAGATATAGTGATTCGTCTGGAAATGTTGAGAAGGTTGCATACAAAGCTTTTTCCATGCTTGATCAATGCCTGTCTTCATTAAGTAATGATGACAAGAAGTTAGAAGAGTTCATGCAGAAGCTTGAAGTTTTTATGACTGATATTGGTGAACAAGGTTCAGACAAAGTACCGGTTACAAAAGAAGATCATATTGATAAACTTTACGGAGCTACTACGAATCCTGAAGTTGTTGATGTTGAAAATCCACCTATGGTGAAGAATAAAGGTTTTGGTACAGGAAAACGTTTAAAAAGTGCTTTGGAGAAGGCTACTATTCAAGGTAACAAGCAATCAAGATCATGCAAAACATGTGGGGTTAAAGGGCATAATTCAAGGAAATGTTTGACATTGTTGAATAAATCCAAGGTACAAAGTGCATAG